TTTGATAAACAGCATTAACCCACTTTTTTGGGAATTGATTGGGCCTTTTCTTAGTTCACGACTAGTCCAACCCAAACTTTACAGAGGCTCAAGATTGGGCCTTATTAGCTATTGTTCGATTgcagatcatcaaattaaaatGTCCTTGCGAAGTGCACCCGAAATTTGCTTGATTGCCATACCAGCCCATCTCCCCTCAAGCCTCGATCTCCTGCCAATATGAACAAGTGGAGTTGCACGACTTAATTCAAGTATGTctcatattaaaattttcattttatctattttttttaattttcaaacaaaaaaataaaaaataattcgaattttttaaatttcaaaaaagaaaatttgaaattatattataataaaattttaattttataatattttttatttaacattttctctttcatttttcaaaatttaaaagatactcaattcaaactattttactattattcataaattattttattattattcataaaatttccATCTCATTTCAGTCTCCAAACGAGCCTAACTACACACGGAGGATAATAATACGAGTAATGCACTTTTTATCTtagtttttatcatttttaattataataagtcACATTTCAACCAAGCCGTTTGAAAAATGTACTGTTTAAGGTGCCAAGATTTAGAATAGAGAgtaatataaaagaatttgaacCCAGATGtgctgaaaaagaaaatgtttattAATCATAGTTACTGTAATATTAATCAAAGGATAAGGTAAAAAGCTCCTAATCCtttgatcatattaatttactaGATTTTCTTGGCCCATTTTTAGATGgctttttcatttatatattaattgtttGGATGTCCATTGTCAAATACTTTGTCACGAATATAGTTGTAGTTGTAAGTGatttatatacttatatttgcattatcaatcacattaatcGTGTCTAAAAATGTATTTGGATAAGTTAAACTCatttgtatgaaaatatgttgaaacAAACCGTATTTAGTATAACTCACTTTAGttgataattaaatagattacatAGATGTTGTCGTGTTACttgttatatatatgaattatgtCATCTTATGATTTTAGGAGTTGATTTGTTCAATTAAATCAGCTGTGTTTAATTTACCTATATAgccaaatataaattttatatacaatcattGTTACGtacttttttatatactttattcATGCGATTAGTTacgtattaaaagaaaattgatgcagttaatcatattaataaaatgtacaaAGAGtacataatcaaatattacaCGATAGTAATGCTAAATATTATTATGAGTTATACAAGTATtgcacattcattttaaaaaagattgaatctgctattaaaaaattaattttttatacaaatattcttttatttatttattttaaaaaataatttacaaataagtaatactacatacaatcATAAGCTATACAAATATTATGCatcccttttttaaaaaataaattttattattacaaaattatgagttttgctatttaTAAGTATAGTAtcacactttttttattttttatttttatttttattaaattaattaaatttttatatttattatttatataccaaATATTCGgtggataataaaaaaaagtgtacTGTGcgcttatgtttagaatttttccgTAAGAAAAGGCTGGACTCGTTACGTATAGGCTACGGCTTTTCAGGCCCGAAGCGGCATTGATAAATTGTAGGTTGATAAGATCCTCCGCTGCCTTCTGGGTCTTCCCCCTGTCCTCCTTTCTCACAATCTTCAACGCCCCGTTAAGCTATTTCCGCGGCAAATCCGTCTCTAGGACGAGCGGGGCGTTCAAGCTCATCAagctcaccccccccccccccccccccccccccctgcCTTTCGAGTTTTCATCCTTCATCAGATTTATTCGATTCTTGATATCATCCATATacctatagagagagagagagagagattagatCGAGGAGTAGCGATGGACGGTATAATGAACAAGCTTCGGAACCTGGACGCGTACCCGAAAATAAACGAGGACTTCTACAGCCGCACGCTCTCCGGTGGCGTTATCACTCTCGCCTCCTCCATTGTCATGATCTTGCTCTTCATCTCCGAGCTCCGTAACTTTCTTCCCATTTCTAATTAGTCGCGCCCGTATATGCACTGTTTTGTCTTACGAGGGTTTCAATTTTTGTTCTCTATATTTCGATCTAGTTCTTTGCAAATGTTATACATACATAGATACAATTTCTTCGTGATCtgtttaaattgattaatataataCAGGCCTTGATATTGATAATTGTTTTTCCTATGCTGTAACGCTCAAGAGGCTGAGTCATTGGATAGTCAATTAGGACCAGGAGAAAAATCCACCAGGTTTTGTTCCTGCCATATTCTGATAAATTGGACTTGGTCtatttttttgtgaagaatatttatttcttcgaATGATAAGAGTAAAACTAGAAAGTTTGAATGATAAattgagtaatttttttgttctttttaagtACGTCTGGCTGGGAAACAATGATCCACAACATTACGTAGTCAGAAGGTTCTAATTCTGGTCTGTTCTAAACTTTCTCGCAATTCAAAATGGTTTGAGGACTTTATAAACTTTTTTTGGTGCAATGACATACATAGGTTCACAACGTTGAGCCCTATTGCTTCATTCTTTGCGTCTCAATCACAAGTGACAAGGACAAAATCCAACTGATAAGATTATTCGGATGAATTAATACTTGGCTCTTAGGGTAATTAGTGTCTGATTTTTCAGAAGTCTAGTTGTGGTTACCCTAACAGCTTTGCTAGTTGTATGGCTGGTGTTGCTTCGATGTAGATAGATAATGTAGTGCTTTTGTTTCCTTCATCTATCTTTCCATTGGCCGGGTACCATTGATTAATTAGCAGAATTTGTGTTATTATTCTAAATTGCTAACTATGCCTTTTATTGTGCATTGCTTTCAGAATTGTATCTTCATTCTGTAACTGAAACAAAGCTCGTGGTAGATACTTCGAGAGGAGAAACGCTACGCATCAATGTAATGTTTGTATTTTCTgtttaaaaattcaatttttttgttatctttttataaaCCCTAGAATCTTGCATAACCTTTCTTTGAGGTGCTGCTACAACCATTTTTTATGACACGAGGAGTTCCTTACTGTTCTTGAGGGCTCCTGATTCTCTTACTTAAAGCTCGGAATCTGCTTTCTTTCCTATTCAAACAAATTTTCTCAGATTTAAAAGATCTTATCCAGGATATGAAATTGATCCTACAGTTTTTCCTATATTATTAGGGTTATGTGATACACTTCAATTGTCCACTTAAGTTATTGATTCATGTTCCTCATGGTATTTTAAACTGCAGTTTGATGTTACCTTTCCTGCCCTCCCATGCTCTATACTCAGTCTTGATGCCATGGACATAAGTGGAGAGCAACATCTTGATGTGGTATGCCTTGCAAGagtatttttttcactttcttcaatGGTTATGTGTGTACAATTCTGTTTACAAATTTGCCCactttctttcaaaaaattagTTGTAAATGCTGATGCTTCTGATTAAGCTTCCCTCCCTCTTCCCGTCTCTCTCATACATATGAAGATGCAGAAAAGCACAAAAGACTCTTGTGATCCTCTCAGTTAGAGCATGAGTGGGATTGATTGTTTGACTTATTTTGCTTGCAGAGACATGACATAATCAAGAAAAGATTAGATACTCTTGGAAATGTTATAGAATCAAGACAAGATGGAATTGGTGCTCCTAAGGTTGGTAATACAGTTTTCCTTGCAGTTTATTTCTTGGtactaacacacacacacacacacacacacacacacacacacacattaaaAATCGCTTCAAATTTCTACTGGATATACTGAGCTTTAAATTTGGAGCGTCTTATCTCCAACCTAGCATCGTTATGTTTGCTTGAGAAATTTGTGTTTTGCAACCCATGAGAGATGCAAAAAAATGAATTGGATCGATAAAATGTTACATGAAATGAatattttgcattaaaaaaatcagaaaaggaACAATGTTGGAGCTGTTCACCCATAATATCAATGAAAAGCCATTTAGATTATGAATATTAGCCTGGAAAGTGAACAACCTGGGCACTCTGAttctttttgaataaaatttcttggttttgatgttatgtGGCTTTGTTTTGCAACTGGGATTACCTTAAAGTTATATCATGGAATTCAGTGAATTTTTCTCCTAATCAGTCCAGTAGTACATCGTCTTTGTTCTTTCTGCCAATTCAGTGATCCTTTTCCTCTTTGTTTCTCTCTACTTATTTCCTGGTCTGCTCGACTCAGATTGATAAGCCACTACAGAGACATGGTGGCAGGCTCGAGCACAATGAGACATACTGTGGCTCCTGTTATGGTGCAGAAACGGTATGCTTGTCTGTGGAGGCCCTTTTAGTGATTCAAAGTTTTTTAGTTTAGTCTTGGAAGCTCTATGTAGCTTGTTGAACATAAAATGTTGAAAGTTGTTGGTGCAATATGGGTATCATCGATTCTGTTTCCGTCACTGCAGGCAGATGAAGATTGTTGTAATACCTGTGAAGATGTTCGTGAAGCATATCGAAAGAAAGGTTGGGGAATGTCGAACCCAGATCTGATTGACCAGGTTCGTCTTTCATAGAAGCTTGTTTATCCATCCTCAATCTGCAAATATTTTGTAACAAGCTTTCAAGACTGGAAAAGTAGCTTGATACTGGAAGAATAACATGCCTTTATATACTTCTATTGTACTTGATGTGTATCTTTAATTTTCACCTTATTGGAGAACTTTTATGTGCagaaagagattttttttaatcttttgatttCCTTCCACTATCTGATCAGTACAcacaatactatttttttttttttgaaatataatcaagaagttttattcataataataggcaaagcccaggtACACAGGGAGTCTACTTGAGAAATACCTAACTAGTACACACAATACTATTTGCTTCTTTAGTATGATATCTTAGTGTGGTGTGCTTGAGACAGAGTTTaaacacaccccccccccccccccccccccccccacacccttcttcctcctcctccacccAAACACTTTCCATCCAAATAAAGAAGAGATGGCTCCTAATTTCTCCCATTAGTTTGGTACTGGAAGCTGGAGGGATATCAACTGGCTAACAATGACTGAGGTTGAATAAAACATTTTTCTCCTAATACtgggtggtttttttttttttttttcaaaacaaaaggaataaaatgttttatttggtGCCTAAATTCCCTCATGCCTGCATTTTGCACTCCTCATAAATATGGCCTTGAAAGTATAAAGAGAAATGGCTACTAGTTATACCTTGCCTAATTTGGCGTGCTCAGTACTGTCATACATGATCAGATAAAAGTGGCTATTGCGTCTCCAGAACACTTGTACTCATATGGATCTTTGTGCAGTTATGTCCAGTAGATTATCATGGAGGAAAATGCCTCGATGAAATTATAGACAACGATTTCTGTtgcaagtttaattttttacatgATTACTCTGAAAAAGCTTAATGCCACCTTTTACCGTGTTTAGGTCCTAACTTATTCGAAACTTTCCATATACTTTGAAGCTTTTACCATTGTTGATTAGGTTAGAACAAGCAACTGATTAGATCAAACTAGATTTgaaatcatgtttttaaacaTCAAATTTCCTATTAAAACAGTTCTTTATGTTGtgataaattaaaattgattagtatagttgttgttttggggggtggggggcACACACGCATCAGGTTATAAGATTAATCTGGATCATATGAGACCAGAAGTACATGGTGTAGCAGTTCTCTGCAACTATTACCTGTTCAACTATCTAATTGGGACATTATAATTTGATCAATGCAATATTTGCATTAGATAATAAATATGTATCCATAAAAAAGATAATGAATACTTTAGTGGTGATAGTGCAagatgtattatatataataccaaTAACATGTGACAATCAGTGCAAAAGAGAAGGTTTTCTACAAAGGATTAAAGACGAAGAAGGTGAAGGATGCAATATATATGGATTCTTGGAAGTCAATAAGGTGGCAggaaattttcattttgctcCTGGAAAAAGCTTCCATCAGTCGGGTGTTCATGTACATGATCTACTAGCATTTCAAAAGGATAGTTTTAATGTAAGTTATGAGCCTGATCTTTTCATTGATATGCTGTTGATATTaatccatatatttttaaaagtcttCAAATGTCATGCTATtgtatttccttttatttgaCCTTTGTTATACTTTCTGGTAAGGCATCTGATAAATGTGCTATATGTGATACAGATAAGTCACAAGATCAATAGATTAACTTTTGGAGACTATTTCCCTGGTGTTGTGAATCCTCTGGATGGGTAggcaatttttttcctttcacccTAGTCCAGTGAGCCATCCCTTGTACAAAAAACATAATCCAATTTTTGTATATTTGTCACattgtatatattaaaataaaaatattctattatGTACAAATTTCAGGGTGCAATGGACACACGAAACACCAATTGGGATGTATCAGTATTTCATCAAGGTTAGTGTCCTGGATGATTGCCTCGTGTTCTCATATAATGGAAGCCAAGCATTATGATGCCTCTcgattttattttgattattatacTCTCTAGGTTATTTGCCTTCTATAACCTCTTTATAAGTCACTTGATTCTCTTGGAGCATTTGCACCAAACTCAGGTCCGAAAGTATTTGGATAAAAGATATTGCTAAAAAGTTCTTGATGAAATCATTGAGAAACTCTTATCTGGTTTTAAGGAATTTTACAGATTTGCTTTATTTTCTAGGTTGTACCTACAGTATACTCAGATGTGAGTGGGCACACCATCCAGTCAAATCAGGTGCGGTTAAACTCACAGAAgccattaatttattattttgctcTTGTATACAGAACATGACATGATACAAACTTGAATTTGATTTTGGCAGTTCTCGGTGACTGAACATTTTAGGAGTTCAGAACTAGGTCACTTTCAGTCCCTTCCAggagtatttttcttttatgatcttTCTCCAATTAAGGTGGGTTTTCGCTTATGGCAATTCACAAGAAAGATCTTTCAATCAAATATACTCGGTGATGCTGGAACTATTGAAGAAAATTTTACCGTGTGATTCTGGTGCGTGGACTTTTACTTTTGGGCTCATTTTTATTGTATCTGGCTTGCACTCCGCAGGTAACTTTCACAGAGGGGCATATCTCATTTTTACACTTCCTAACAAATGTGTGCGCTATTGTTGGAGGTATTTCCAAAACATTCCCTTTGATTTCTCAATCTCAAATTTATTGAGAAAGaacgtttatttttttaatgtttgattTGATGCATAACAATGATGTTTGTCTGTTGTGTTCAGGAGTTTTCACCGTTTCAGGAATATTGGATTCATTTATATATCATGGTCAAAGGGCGATTAAGAAGAAGATGGAAATCGGTAAATTTAGTTGATGATTGATCTGGTTGGCAATTGGCGCTGCTGTATTTGGATATTTTGTCAGTAGATGGCTTTATGGAGAGGAGAGCTAAATTAAGAGGAGGTACTATCCAATCGACACTCCGTAATTTTGGCTGGGCCGCTTATGATCACAATTTACAGCTGAAACTGAAAGTATTCTCAATATATCTGTTTGGTCACTGAAGGTTAAATTCCCACTTGACAGCTCCTTTTTGCCCAGTCTTACCAGTTTGTAACTGCTCTGTTAATGTGACTTATCGGGGGAGGTTTCCTAGTGAGACATGTCGAGGATAAATCAGGCTTTTTCGAAAGATAATtgtgaattatatttatatatattacatgttgGAAAATGCTAGGGCCCCTCATTCTTACTGCtcatgaattttaatttttttaatttatttatttttaatggttaaagaagtgatattgtatatatatatatttttaattttttcttatgattaaagatgttaaaaaaatctttaaaagaaACTATCTTTAGATTATAGCTAACAGTATGGTACGCTCAATGGTAAATACTGGACGGCCACTATCATCATTGTTACATGTTTTGTCCTTGCCGAAGGGGAAGACTGTAATAGTCCTTTTGTTTTGTCGACTTTCCCCTGACCTCCAACaccattattttcaatatagtTTATCATGGGCATTGCTACAAACTCTAATTCGAAGGACAGTTTAGTTtcgtgtcatttttttttttttttgggagaagGGGATTTGTGGACTTAAGGTTAAATAGGTTACAATAGTTATTTTCCATAACCTATACTCCAGTTGCATCTTTTCTGATTGTAGAGCATTAAGAGTTGCTGGTTAATTTATGGTTAACAACTCAATGGGACGAGGAAATGCATTTAAAGCATGGGTTTCATTTAGTTTTACAAtataaatgagataagatattttgttaaaagttaaataaaatcttgttataagataattttttaatattagttttgttttgagatttgaaaaagttgaattgtttattatattttgtatgagattttaaaaaagtaataacaaTGAGATAAGATGcgataatttaaatttagataAACAAATGAAACCTAAAAAAAACCACACTCGAAATCAAGTATcaagggtaaaaaaaaaatattggtgttatttatttatttttttaaatattttttaacagtcttagttattaaaatatatatatatatacaattttattaatattcaattCCTTAATCataaagtaagaaaataaaaattaaaaaaaattaaaatatttgaactGTAATTTTGAACGATAATATTGAAAGATTaagtaatatttttgaaaaaagttatgcatcaaagtattaaaaacttatatttataCTACTATTGATCAAACTACATATTGAATTACATCTGAATCAAattcttattaattaaatatgagccacatatttttaaaaaataccctACAAATAAATATCTCTTCCTTAACGTGTGTGACTCATTTTTTTCCGAGGGACGAGGCCAACAGAAGTTGcaaaaatggggaaaaaaatcaaaacaaaaataaacagagCCCAAGATACGGCCCAACTTGCCCGATACAGTTGGGCCAACGATAATAAATTGACCGAAGAGAAACGGCGCTAGGGTTTTCGTCAGCTCGCCTCCCTACAATACATATAAACCCGAGAAACCCTAACAAAGCTTCGTGCGGCCGAGCAAGCGATACGACAGAGAGATAGGCTTAGCTTCATTTCGTCGGCGAGGCTGTAAGTTCCCCCCACtttttatttcacttttttGATCATTTCGTTTCAATTGAGACTCCATCTTTCTCCAACTCtctatttggttgctgagaatACTGACTTTTGGTTAAGAAAATCTAAACTGGTTTTCTGCAAATTCCAAGGTATAAGCGCATATATATTGCCTTTTGACCTTTTTGTTCTGCCCCATTTCCAGATCTATGCGTTTTACTGCTATCCAGAGTTATCATAGTCCCATTTATGAATTGGGTGATGCTGTTTAAGATTTTTTCGGGGATGAAGTTTTTGATTGTATGTCTCGAGTAGCTTCTGTTTGGTTTCTGAGAAAAAAGTGGGGAAATAGACggaaagggaattttattttttaatccaattaTGTTTCATTTTCCCAAATAGTCGAATAACCTGGCTATTAAGTGCTTCCTTTATGGCcataagaatagaaaaaaaatgctTGGTCGAACATCACGTGAGAAGTGTACGAAATGATGATATACTATGTATTTCGAAATGATGGTAGCATTGTTCGTCGAACTATTTAGAGCATTCTATGGGGTTAAAACAGCGCCTGAAGAAGATTAAATATCGTATGCTGCATAAGCTGTATCACGTCCATTTTTTGTAATAGCCCTGTTTTTACTGATGCATATTGTTTGTTCTTTGGAACAATGATGTGTAAAAAGAACGTAGTTAGAAGTACATGGTTTGTTGCACGGACCACGAAAAGCAGGTTTGAACTTCCATTTGAGGGTGCATCTTAACGTATATATATGAAACAAATTCTGTTTGCATCTAACAGCATTTCTCAGTTTTAGTTTAGAAGACGTCACTTGGACCCCTGTAACATACATTAATGTCCAAGTACAAgataaagattattttttgatcTTTCACTGTGTGGATTGCACTTAGTTCAGAGATTTTCTTTGCTCCATGTACCATATACTCATGGTGTTAACTGTATGTTTATTATTTGAAGTTATATCTCAGTCATTCCATGGCTTTACAGGTAAGAAATGGTTAAGCACAACAATGTTATCCCTAATGGTCACTTTAAGAAACAATGGCAGAATTCTGTAAAGACCTGGTTTAATCAACCAGCTCGGAAACACAGAAGAAGAATTGGTGagtattttttcccttttaggGATGTTGTTCCCCATTTCTGGTACTGAAGTGCTACATTTTGATTGTTCACTCATAAAAACGCCATGCATGTATCCTTGGAGGCAAAAACTTTTGTTTGGAGATGGAAGTTTTGACTGACTTTTGATCTGTTCTGTATAATAACTATCAGCTCGCCAGAAGAAGGCTGTCAAAATTTTCCCCCGTCCAACTTCTGGACCTCTTCGTCCTATTGTACATGGGCAGACATTGAAGTATAACATGAAAGTAAGGGCTGGGAGGGGCTTTTCTCTTGAAGAATTGAAGGTGGGGTGTCTTGAATGTCAACTTTACTGTCTGTTAAAGTTTGGTTTACCCTATACTGACTTGTTAATACACTGGTCAGTTTATTTGGAATATTTCCATGTTCGCTGAACTCACAATCCTTGAAAATCAAGTTGTAGTCAGTAGGATGCATTCTGCTTCTAAATCTCCATAGATTTTTCTAGCGAATGGTTTTTTGAAGATAGTCTTTAAAGATAATAGTTGTTCTCTTGCAACCAAACAGAGGGTTGA
This genomic window from Carya illinoinensis cultivar Pawnee chromosome 7, C.illinoinensisPawnee_v1, whole genome shotgun sequence contains:
- the LOC122315407 gene encoding endoplasmic reticulum-Golgi intermediate compartment protein 3-like; its protein translation is MDGIMNKLRNLDAYPKINEDFYSRTLSGGVITLASSIVMILLFISELQLYLHSVTETKLVVDTSRGETLRINFDVTFPALPCSILSLDAMDISGEQHLDVRHDIIKKRLDTLGNVIESRQDGIGAPKIDKPLQRHGGRLEHNETYCGSCYGAETADEDCCNTCEDVREAYRKKGWGMSNPDLIDQCKREGFLQRIKDEEGEGCNIYGFLEVNKVAGNFHFAPGKSFHQSGVHVHDLLAFQKDSFNISHKINRLTFGDYFPGVVNPLDGVQWTHETPIGMYQYFIKVVPTVYSDVSGHTIQSNQFSVTEHFRSSELGHFQSLPGVFFFYDLSPIKVTFTEGHISFLHFLTNVCAIVGGVFTVSGILDSFIYHGQRAIKKKMEIGKFS